A region of the Zonotrichia albicollis isolate bZonAlb1 chromosome 13, bZonAlb1.hap1, whole genome shotgun sequence genome:
ccccggcccggtgCACCGGGGCAGCGAGTCCCGTGCACCACCCGGCTGGTGGGGGTCCCACGGCCCGACGGGGGGGTCCCTGTGAGGGCCCGGCCTGTCCGGAGCGGCTCTGGCCGCAGAGGCCCGAGGGTGGTCGCAGCCCCGCTACAGAGCAAGATGTGTGCGTGGTGTGGGTCGCGGGTTGTGTTCCGCGGGGCAGCGCCCGCTCGTCGgtgcggcggcggctccgcgtcccgcggcggcggcgagcgcagcgccgggcggcggcggtgcAGGGGTTAAGggcggcgggccgggggggccgggggcgggAGCATGCGTGCTGCCGGCCGCTATTGTCTCCGGCGCGGCGCCCAGCACCAGGCGGCGGCCGCAGCGAGGCCGTGCCCGGCGCAGCGCAGCGGAGCGGGGCGCGCCGCCCCCACCGCCCCCGCCGCCCATGGGCCGCAGCTGATCCGCGCCCGGCTCCCGGCCGCGCCCCGGGCACCAGCGAGGCGGGCGGAGCGACCCTGCCGGCGTccagcccccccctcccccgccgcTCCCTCCCCGCTCCGCGGCCCCGGAGCCCTCGGCGGCCTCCGCCGGGGGTGacggcggtggcggcggcggaCTCGGGGCGCCCTCGCCCCTGCGGACCCGGCGGGGGGAGGATGCCTGGGGCGGGGATGGGTTTTCGCCCGTAGCTCCCCGCGCCCCCCCGCTTCCTTCCGCCCCCTCTCGCCTCCCAGCGGGGGCGGCGCGGCCCCGTTCCCCGCGGGGGGCTGTCGCTCGGCTCCCTCCGGCCCGGCGGTGCCCACATGGGGGGCAAGCAGAGCACGGCGACCCGCTCGCGGGGCCCCTTCCCGGGGGTGTCGACGGATGACAGCGCCGTGCCGCCGCcgggaggaggggggggggccGCCCCCCTTCGGCCATTaccgggcgggcggcggcggcggcgcgatGGGGCTGCGCAGCCGCTCCGTCAGCTCGGTGGCCGGCATGGGCATGGACCCGGCGGCGGCCGGCGCCGTCCCCTTCGGGCTGTACGCGGCGGCGGCACGGGCGGCGGGGGAGGCCGAGCGGgccccgggcggcggcggcggcggtccGGGCTCCGACTCCACGTACGCCCATGGCAACGGTTTCCAGGAGACGGGAGGCGGTCACCATAGAGACGGGATGCTGTACCTGGGCGCCAGGGCCTCGCTGGCCGACGCGCTGCCCCTTCACATCGCACCGCGGTGGTTCAGCTCGCACAGCGGTGAGTGCCGGCTCCCCGGAGCCTTCCCCCggcttcccctccctccctccgtgGGTGCTCGGGGGCGGCGGTGGGCGCGGTTCGGCCGGGAAGGGAGAGCTGACCCCCTCTTGGAccctcatccccatcccctccccggCACAGACGGGTGGGTGCATGCTGGAGCTGGCATCTGTGTCAAGGtcaagggagggaaggggttgTGAAGGGAGGAGGCTTTCTGGAAGGGAGGTGTTTTGGCTCTAGGATATGAAGCAGTGGATGTGGCACCCCCACCCCATCCCCCCTTGACCTGGGGAACAGTGGCCTTGAGGGTGCTGTAGCTCAAGACCTTGGGTTTGCAACCAGGTTGAGCACCTTGTCTCTTTTGAAGGTCTGTGAGGGCTGCCAGTCTGGTGTAGCAATTCATAGCCTTAGAAACTGggaaagaagcagagaaagCCTTTGAACGTAAGGTGTggggatcttttttttttccctttgttttgtcTGATAAAGGGCCAGGGAAAGGCCAAAGTGGGTTTTCTCTTTCGAGCCAGCTGGCAGGGTTGTGCTGCTTaggaggaagcagaggaggaacTGCCTGCCTCTCtgacagggctgggaggccAGCTGGGCTCTCTTACAGGAAACGTGTCAGGCTGTGGGAAGGGGCAAGGTTACCCCCTTCACCCTCCTGGCTGGACTCTTCCATGTGTCCTGGTGTCTGGAGAGGAGCTCTCCCTgcaagcagggctgtgtcactgaCCTAGTTTTGCCTGGGTACAGGGAGCGAGG
Encoded here:
- the ZNRF1 gene encoding LOW QUALITY PROTEIN: E3 ubiquitin-protein ligase ZNRF1 (The sequence of the model RefSeq protein was modified relative to this genomic sequence to represent the inferred CDS: deleted 1 base in 1 codon), giving the protein MGGKQSTATRSRGPFPGVSTDDSAVPPPGGGGGPPPFGHYRAGGGGGAMGLRSRSVSSVAGMGMDPAAAGAVPFGLYAAAARAAGEAERAPGGGGGGPGSDSTYAHGNGFQETGGGHHRDGMLYLGARASLADALPLHIAPRWFSSHSGFKCPICSKSVASDEMEMHFIMCLSKPRLSYNDDVLTKDAGECVICLEELLQGDTIARLPCLCIYHKSCIDSWFEVNRSCPEHPSD